One part of the Solanum dulcamara chromosome 3, daSolDulc1.2, whole genome shotgun sequence genome encodes these proteins:
- the LOC129883252 gene encoding 60S ribosomal protein L13a-1-like has protein sequence MVSGSGISAKRIVVDARHHMLGRLSSILAKELLNGQRVVVVRSEEICLSGGLVRQKMKYLRFLRKRMNTKPSHGPIHFRAPSKILWRTIRGMIPHKTKRGAAALARLKVFEGVPPPYDKIKRMVIPDALKVLRLRAGHKYCLLGKLSSEVGWNHYDTIRDLENKRKERAQVTYERRKQLAKLRVKAEKAAEEKLGPQLAIIAPIKY, from the exons ATGGTGTCAGGTTCAGGAATCTCAGCAAAGAGGATAGTGGTGGACGCTCGCCACCACATGCTGGGAAGATTATCTTCGATCTTAGCCAAAGAATTGCTTAATGGACAGAGAGTAGTTGTTGTGAGGTCTGAGGAGATTTGCTTATCCGGTGGTCTTGTTCGGCAGAAAATGAAGTACTTAAGGTTCCTTCGTAAGAGGATGAACACTAAACCTTCTCATGGTCCAATCCATTTTCGTGCTCCTTCTAAAATCCTCTGGCGTACTATTCGTGG GATGATTCCCCACAAAACTAAGCGTGGAGCTGCTGCACTTGCCCGTTTGAAGGTTTTTGAGGGTGTTCCACCCCCATATGACAAGATCAAGAGGATGGTCATTCCCGATGCACTCAA GGTATTGAGGCTCCGGGCCGGACATAAATACTGTCTGTTGGGCAAGCTTTCATCAGAGGTCGGATGGAACCATTATGATACTATCAGG GATCTTGAGaacaagagaaaggagagagcTCAAGTAACATATGAGAGGAGAAAGCAGTTAGCAAAACTTAGGGTTAAAGCAGAGAAAGCTGCTGAGGAGAAGCTTGGTCCTCAACTCGCCATTATTGCTCCGATCAAGTACTGA